The following are from one region of the Gloeomargarita lithophora Alchichica-D10 genome:
- the petC gene encoding cytochrome b6-f complex iron-sulfur subunit encodes MASVSSSADVPDMGRRQLMNLIMTGGLSATALAALYPFVSFFIPAGSGGGAGGGIIAKDALGNDIKAAEYLQTHPPGDRSLAQGPKGDPTYIVITEDVQIAEYGLNAVCTHLGCVVPWNASENKFICPCHGSQYDKAGKVVRGPAPLSLALVKAQVTEDDKVLFTTWSDTDFRTGQNPWWT; translated from the coding sequence ATGGCTTCCGTCTCTAGCAGTGCCGATGTGCCCGATATGGGTCGCCGCCAATTGATGAATTTGATAATGACCGGGGGGTTGAGTGCCACCGCCCTGGCCGCCCTTTATCCGTTTGTCAGCTTTTTCATTCCGGCGGGTTCCGGGGGTGGCGCCGGGGGCGGAATTATTGCGAAAGATGCCCTCGGTAATGACATTAAAGCCGCCGAATACTTGCAAACCCATCCCCCCGGCGACCGTTCTCTGGCCCAGGGTCCCAAGGGTGACCCGACTTATATTGTCATTACAGAAGATGTCCAGATTGCCGAGTATGGTTTGAATGCGGTTTGCACTCACCTGGGTTGTGTGGTGCCCTGGAATGCCAGCGAAAATAAATTTATTTGCCCCTGTCACGGTTCCCAGTACGATAAAGCGGGTAAAGTGGTACGCGGACCTGCCCCCTTGTCCCTGGCGTTGGTGAAAGCCCAGGTCACCGAGGATGACAAGGTGCTTTTTACCACTTGGAGCGATACCGATTTCCGCACGGGACAAAACCCCTGGTGGACTTAA
- a CDS encoding DUF1350 family protein, which translates to MDWLWQDLGESQVLIPPSPRGVIHFLGGALVGAVPQWSYRWLLERLAGHGYIIITKSVIPDLDHRGLAARAYGEFNDVVQVLKLPLDLPVYGLGHSLGCKLHLLIGGLFPVERAGQVLISYNNFGLQAALPWLGMLRHVPVLDQLPVEFSPSPGETLDFIQRRYRVSRNVLIRFADDTLDETPQLAEVLKQKFPHDLRLHYLTGNHLTPLGLDVNWGQKQAFSPLDALGQWCKEWLYQDLLTLERVIVGSLPR; encoded by the coding sequence ATGGATTGGCTGTGGCAGGATTTGGGGGAATCGCAGGTTTTGATCCCGCCGTCACCCCGGGGGGTGATTCATTTCCTGGGCGGGGCGTTGGTAGGAGCGGTTCCCCAGTGGAGTTATCGCTGGTTGCTGGAGCGGTTGGCGGGGCATGGGTATATTATTATTACAAAGTCAGTCATTCCTGATTTAGACCATCGGGGTTTGGCGGCCAGAGCCTACGGGGAATTTAACGATGTGGTGCAGGTGCTAAAATTGCCCCTGGATTTGCCGGTCTATGGGCTAGGGCATAGTTTGGGGTGTAAGTTGCATTTGTTAATTGGCGGGTTATTTCCGGTCGAGCGGGCGGGGCAGGTGTTGATCAGTTACAACAATTTTGGCCTCCAGGCGGCCTTGCCTTGGCTGGGGATGTTGCGCCATGTGCCGGTGTTGGATCAACTGCCGGTGGAGTTTAGCCCGTCGCCTGGGGAAACGTTGGATTTTATCCAAAGGCGGTACCGGGTGAGTCGCAATGTACTGATTCGTTTTGCCGATGATACGTTGGATGAAACGCCCCAGTTGGCTGAGGTACTGAAGCAAAAGTTCCCCCATGATTTACGATTGCATTACCTAACCGGGAATCACCTCACGCCCTTGGGGTTGGATGTAAATTGGGGGCAAAAGCAAGCCTTTAGTCCCCTGGATGCGCTGGGGCAATGGTGCAAGGAGTGGCTGTACCAGGATTTGCTGACCCTGGAGCGGGTGATTGTGGGGAGTTTACCCCGGTGA
- the bicA gene encoding bicarbonate transporter BicA, with amino-acid sequence MTITNLIRFDNLRGDIFGGITTAIVSIPLALTFGVAAVDNPVAGLYGAVFVGFLAALFGGTPTLISEPTGPMTVVMTTIVASFTAANPENGLAMAFTVVMLAGIFQIVFGFFKLGKYITLMPYSVISGFMSGIGVILIILQIAPFLGQKAPKAGVLGTIQSLPELLNKINPNELFLGALALLIIFLMPSRWKRFCPPQLLALVVGTVVALLFFGDDNIRVIGQIPVGLPTLKMPTFTAVQTVKIFADAFMLAILGCIDTLLTAVIADSLTRTEHNSNKELVGQGIGNLVSGLCGGLPGAGATMGTVVNIQTGAKTALSGITRALVLLTIVLGAAPLMQNIPMAVLAGIAIKVGIDILDWSFLKRAHVVSKRATLIMYGVLLLTVFVDLIVAVFVGVFIANILTIERLSELQSKEVKTITDADDAIHLSQEEKELLNQGQGQVLLFYLSGPMIFGVAKAIGREHAAMSNVGAVILDLTDVPMLGVTACLAIENVVLEALDKGRVVYIVGAAGSTRNRLQKFGVLDRLPLDHLVSERRLALAKALVELNLPVARPVVGAAPESSHY; translated from the coding sequence ATGACCATCACCAACCTGATTCGTTTCGATAATTTACGTGGGGATATTTTTGGTGGGATTACCACTGCGATTGTTTCGATTCCTTTAGCTTTGACTTTTGGGGTGGCCGCCGTTGACAATCCGGTGGCCGGGTTGTATGGGGCAGTATTTGTGGGGTTTTTGGCCGCCTTGTTCGGGGGAACACCGACTTTAATCTCGGAACCCACCGGACCGATGACGGTGGTGATGACCACGATTGTGGCGAGTTTCACGGCGGCCAACCCGGAAAACGGTCTGGCAATGGCCTTTACCGTGGTGATGCTGGCGGGGATTTTCCAGATTGTTTTTGGGTTTTTTAAGTTGGGGAAATACATTACCCTGATGCCCTACAGCGTGATTTCTGGGTTTATGTCCGGGATTGGGGTGATTTTAATCATTTTGCAGATTGCGCCATTTTTAGGTCAAAAAGCTCCGAAAGCTGGAGTATTAGGCACCATACAATCCCTGCCTGAGTTATTAAATAAAATCAACCCTAATGAGTTGTTTTTGGGGGCATTGGCACTGCTGATTATTTTCCTAATGCCTTCCCGGTGGAAGCGGTTTTGTCCCCCCCAACTGTTGGCACTAGTTGTCGGAACTGTCGTGGCGTTACTGTTTTTTGGGGATGATAATATCCGAGTCATCGGTCAAATTCCGGTGGGTTTACCCACGCTCAAAATGCCCACATTTACGGCGGTACAAACGGTCAAAATTTTTGCTGATGCCTTTATGTTAGCGATTTTGGGGTGTATTGATACCTTATTAACGGCGGTGATTGCCGACAGTTTGACCCGCACGGAACATAATTCTAATAAGGAATTAGTCGGTCAAGGCATTGGGAATTTAGTGTCGGGTTTGTGTGGGGGGTTGCCGGGGGCGGGGGCGACCATGGGCACGGTGGTGAATATCCAAACTGGAGCCAAAACGGCACTATCAGGAATTACCCGGGCGTTGGTTTTATTAACCATTGTGTTGGGGGCGGCGCCATTGATGCAAAATATCCCGATGGCGGTGCTGGCGGGGATTGCGATTAAAGTGGGGATTGATATTTTGGATTGGAGTTTTCTCAAACGCGCCCACGTGGTATCCAAACGTGCCACCTTGATCATGTACGGGGTGTTACTGCTGACTGTTTTTGTGGATTTGATTGTGGCGGTGTTTGTGGGGGTATTTATTGCGAATATCCTGACGATTGAACGATTGTCCGAACTCCAATCCAAGGAGGTGAAAACGATCACGGATGCGGATGATGCCATTCATCTCAGTCAAGAGGAAAAAGAATTGCTCAACCAAGGTCAGGGTCAAGTATTGTTGTTTTATTTAAGTGGGCCGATGATTTTTGGGGTGGCCAAGGCCATCGGTCGGGAACATGCGGCGATGAGTAATGTGGGAGCGGTTATTTTGGATTTAACCGATGTACCGATGTTGGGGGTAACGGCCTGTTTAGCCATTGAAAATGTGGTTTTGGAAGCCTTGGATAAGGGGCGGGTGGTGTATATTGTGGGGGCGGCGGGTAGCACCCGCAATCGCTTGCAAAAATTTGGGGTATTAGACCGTTTACCCCTGGATCATTTGGTGAGTGAACGCCGTTTGGCTCTGGCGAAGGCGTTGGTGGAATTGAATCTACCCGTGGCACGTCCGGTGGTGGGAGCGGCACCAGAGAGCAGTCATTACTAA
- a CDS encoding monovalent cation/H(+) antiporter subunit G — protein sequence MGIEIASGVCLGVGLILWFWGTPVLLTRRSILFKLHHLSVADTLGSLAFMVGLLLRRPREWPLLLLAVFSLAMWNTVLGYVLAYCAHPLEQEHG from the coding sequence GTGGGGATTGAAATTGCCAGCGGTGTCTGTTTGGGGGTGGGGTTAATTCTCTGGTTTTGGGGGACACCGGTGCTGTTGACCCGGCGTTCTATCCTGTTCAAATTGCACCATTTGTCCGTGGCGGATACCCTGGGTTCGCTGGCGTTTATGGTGGGGTTATTGCTCCGCCGCCCCCGGGAATGGCCGCTACTTCTGCTGGCGGTTTTTTCCCTGGCGATGTGGAATACGGTGCTGGGCTACGTTTTAGCCTATTGCGCCCACCCGCTGGAGCAGGAGCATGGATAA
- a CDS encoding GNAT family N-acetyltransferase, with product MTITFTTDRQKVDVFQLKQLLAIGAFWASQRTLSDLETAIQHSEPVVTAWAGEQLVGFARATSDWVYRAVLWDVVIHPEYRGQGLGRTLVTTILAHPSVQNVERVYLMTSSQQGFYERLGFTENLTTTMVLFNRQPALALPELERLIETSSPLPTP from the coding sequence ATGACCATTACCTTTACCACCGACCGTCAAAAAGTGGATGTTTTCCAGTTAAAACAGTTACTCGCCATCGGCGCCTTTTGGGCGAGCCAGCGCACCCTCAGTGACCTGGAGACGGCCATTCAGCACAGTGAGCCGGTGGTTACCGCCTGGGCAGGGGAGCAATTGGTGGGTTTTGCCCGTGCCACTTCGGACTGGGTCTATCGGGCGGTTTTATGGGACGTGGTGATTCACCCGGAGTACCGGGGACAGGGCTTGGGACGGACGTTGGTGACAACCATACTCGCCCATCCCAGCGTGCAGAATGTGGAGCGGGTGTACCTGATGACCAGCAGTCAACAGGGTTTTTACGAACGGTTGGGATTTACGGAAAATCTCACCACCACGATGGTTTTATTTAATCGCCAACCCGCTTTAGCGTTACCCGAATTAGAGCGTTTAATTGAAACTTCTAGTCCGTTACCTACCCCCTAA
- a CDS encoding Na(+)/H(+) antiporter subunit B, protein MGKWVYVLAALAFGVKMVVLVHPTPESPLAIVAQVVTDSGIPNAVSAIILRNRLYDTVCEVIVFTIAIMGVQGIMADERPLSRIYQLTDAPSVVLAQLGATIAALVGVELALRGHLTPGGGFAAGVAGGTAIGLIAMTSPPELLQSIYQRWHISTWEKLTVMVFIILSVLTLIGWEPPQGKLGALVSGGMIPVLNMLVAVKVTLGSWAMVLVFIRYRGLL, encoded by the coding sequence ATGGGGAAATGGGTGTATGTCCTGGCGGCACTGGCCTTTGGGGTAAAAATGGTGGTGCTGGTGCATCCCACCCCGGAGTCCCCCCTGGCGATTGTGGCGCAGGTGGTCACGGATAGCGGTATTCCCAATGCGGTGTCGGCGATCATTCTCCGCAACCGCCTCTACGACACGGTCTGTGAAGTAATTGTATTTACCATTGCCATCATGGGTGTGCAGGGGATCATGGCGGATGAGCGTCCCCTGAGTCGGATTTATCAACTCACGGATGCGCCCTCGGTGGTGCTGGCGCAGTTGGGAGCCACCATCGCCGCCTTGGTGGGGGTGGAATTGGCTCTGCGGGGGCATCTCACGCCGGGGGGTGGGTTTGCGGCGGGGGTAGCCGGGGGGACGGCGATTGGCTTGATTGCCATGACTTCACCGCCGGAGCTATTACAAAGTATTTATCAACGCTGGCATATTTCCACCTGGGAAAAGCTGACGGTGATGGTTTTTATTATCCTATCGGTGCTGACTTTGATCGGTTGGGAGCCGCCCCAGGGGAAGTTGGGGGCATTGGTGAGCGGGGGGATGATTCCGGTTTTGAATATGCTGGTGGCGGTGAAGGTGACCTTGGGTTCCTGGGCGATGGTGTTGGTATTTATCCGCTATCGGGGGTTGTTGTAA
- a CDS encoding DUF3370 domain-containing protein, protein MLFMLPMIAQVTPAPMPPARRTIFSPQPVRPLPGVLDDVLMFNSNSPEVVQQEGILLSTFPPAGKRTPQAHLQLPLKGQFTLFAHHIFRTNDPENTPTLFLGFILHNPSQDYVKINVTQAASFLSTPEAPFVNLPAYMDNPRGYVFSGPGSRAMNLVLRGGRQRNWPQNIVLEPGEYRLLANLPIPAPRLPRAVVSRLPMPPEVTLAQGMVLALQNPTLAQAELEVLPEPNLYPSSNGRSTFARLTSDGPVYVASLAMYANRTWDGREQMPLVRDWMNVLENGGLAGPRDVAPTPLQASNAVRFFYGRVAGVAQGSQWSARLTDGAAGLTSPQPQMLTIPPQGQAFSYGLSTLNRGTFGTGQVQSAPLLVRYPDTAYLAHGNYGVHYDLQMPLYNPSNFPQSVAISLQSPLKDDVKRGGLQFLEPPEPRVFFRGTVRLRYPGDDGSPQVRYVHVVKHRGQQGEPLVTLNLAPKEQRLVEVDYLYPPDATPPQVLTVQTLTPTVTQTPPKPSQPEARPLTQAPAVMPAKKTR, encoded by the coding sequence ATGCTATTTATGTTGCCCATGATTGCCCAAGTCACCCCGGCACCGATGCCACCGGCCCGGCGGACGATTTTCAGCCCCCAACCGGTGCGGCCTTTGCCGGGGGTGTTGGATGATGTGCTAATGTTCAACAGCAATAGCCCGGAGGTGGTACAGCAGGAAGGGATTTTGCTCTCCACCTTTCCGCCCGCAGGGAAACGCACCCCCCAAGCCCATCTGCAACTGCCGCTGAAGGGGCAATTTACCCTGTTTGCCCATCATATTTTTCGTACCAATGACCCGGAAAATACCCCCACTTTGTTTCTGGGGTTTATTTTGCATAATCCGAGCCAGGACTATGTGAAGATCAATGTCACCCAGGCGGCCAGTTTTTTGAGTACGCCGGAGGCGCCGTTTGTGAATTTGCCCGCCTACATGGACAACCCGCGGGGGTATGTATTTTCCGGGCCGGGGAGTCGGGCGATGAATTTGGTACTACGGGGGGGGCGGCAACGGAATTGGCCGCAGAATATCGTTCTGGAGCCGGGGGAATATCGTTTGTTGGCGAATTTGCCGATTCCGGCTCCCCGCTTGCCCCGGGCGGTGGTGTCGCGTCTGCCCATGCCCCCGGAAGTGACCTTGGCGCAGGGGATGGTGTTGGCGTTACAAAATCCCACCCTGGCGCAGGCGGAGCTGGAAGTCCTCCCGGAACCGAATTTGTACCCGTCTTCCAATGGCCGCTCGACCTTTGCCCGTTTGACCAGCGATGGGCCGGTGTATGTGGCCAGCTTGGCGATGTATGCCAACCGCACCTGGGATGGTCGGGAGCAAATGCCCCTGGTGCGCGACTGGATGAATGTGCTGGAAAATGGCGGGTTGGCGGGTCCGCGGGATGTGGCACCTACGCCCCTCCAGGCCAGCAATGCGGTGCGGTTTTTCTATGGCCGGGTAGCCGGGGTGGCGCAGGGTTCCCAGTGGTCGGCGCGGTTGACGGATGGGGCGGCGGGGCTGACCTCACCCCAACCCCAGATGTTGACCATTCCCCCCCAGGGGCAGGCGTTTTCCTACGGGTTGAGTACCTTAAATCGGGGTACCTTTGGCACCGGTCAAGTCCAGAGTGCGCCTTTGTTAGTTCGTTATCCGGACACGGCTTATTTGGCGCATGGCAATTATGGGGTGCATTACGACCTGCAAATGCCCCTCTACAATCCCAGCAATTTCCCGCAAAGTGTGGCGATTTCCCTCCAGTCGCCCCTCAAGGATGATGTCAAACGGGGTGGGTTACAGTTTTTGGAACCCCCGGAACCGCGGGTGTTTTTCCGGGGAACGGTGCGCCTGCGCTATCCGGGAGACGATGGCTCCCCCCAGGTGCGCTATGTCCATGTGGTCAAACACCGGGGTCAGCAGGGAGAACCCCTGGTGACGTTAAACTTAGCTCCCAAAGAGCAACGGTTGGTGGAGGTGGATTATCTTTACCCGCCGGATGCCACCCCGCCCCAGGTGTTGACGGTGCAGACCCTCACCCCCACCGTGACCCAAACGCCCCCAAAACCCAGCCAACCGGAGGCTCGGCCTTTGACCCAGGCTCCAGCGGTGATGCCAGCCAAAAAAACTCGCTAG
- a CDS encoding cation:proton antiporter has product MNVLTLVWIASAFFLGFGIYFMPSLTRPLALLAGFFSLGYGLALGVQPEPVVLRLLDSFGVGLFLDSLTSFFIITNALVTIAVIFTLWESDKTPFFFTQILILHGSVNGAFASTDWISLYVALEVVGIAAFLLITYPRNERVIWVGLRYLLISNVAMLFYLVGAVLVYESHHSFDFVGLGEAPPEAVALLFLGLLVKGGIFTLGFWLPMTHATAEAPVSALLSGVVVKAAVLPLIRCALLVAAVEPLVRGVGVGTALLGVGFALFESDVKRVLAWSTTSQMGFILAAPEVGGFYALAHGLVKAALFLLAGQLPSRDVRELAQQGIPRTLGIPLALASFSISGFPLLAGFGAKVLTMKNLLPWQVGGMTGAAVGTAAIYASSFFLPWTRTPTSLPRGFWAAMAVLLGGLLVANGVYYEAFTWGNIVKPLGIIAGGWGLYWGVVRRLQVRLPRFLEQLEHLLGMMSVGLVVLFWLAWSW; this is encoded by the coding sequence ATGAATGTCCTGACGTTGGTTTGGATTGCGAGTGCTTTTTTCCTGGGGTTTGGGATTTATTTTATGCCCTCATTGACCCGCCCCTTGGCTTTGCTGGCTGGGTTCTTTTCCCTGGGCTATGGCTTGGCCTTGGGAGTGCAACCCGAACCCGTAGTTTTGCGGTTATTGGACAGTTTTGGGGTGGGTTTATTTTTGGATAGCCTGACCAGCTTTTTTATTATCACCAATGCCCTGGTGACAATTGCGGTGATTTTCACTCTCTGGGAAAGTGATAAAACCCCGTTTTTCTTCACTCAAATTTTGATTTTACATGGGAGCGTAAATGGGGCGTTTGCCAGTACGGATTGGATCAGTTTGTACGTGGCGTTGGAGGTGGTGGGAATTGCCGCTTTTTTATTGATTACCTATCCCCGCAATGAACGGGTAATTTGGGTGGGTTTGCGGTATTTGTTGATTAGTAATGTGGCGATGTTGTTTTATTTGGTGGGGGCGGTGTTGGTGTATGAATCCCACCATTCGTTTGATTTTGTTGGCCTTGGGGAGGCTCCCCCGGAGGCGGTGGCCTTGTTGTTTTTGGGATTGTTGGTCAAAGGGGGGATTTTTACCCTGGGGTTTTGGTTGCCGATGACCCATGCCACGGCGGAGGCTCCGGTGTCGGCCTTGCTTTCTGGGGTGGTGGTGAAGGCGGCAGTTTTGCCTTTGATCCGCTGTGCCCTGCTGGTGGCGGCGGTGGAGCCGTTGGTGCGGGGGGTGGGGGTGGGGACGGCACTGCTGGGGGTGGGTTTTGCCCTGTTTGAATCGGATGTAAAGCGGGTGTTGGCCTGGAGTACCACGTCCCAGATGGGGTTTATCCTGGCGGCTCCTGAGGTGGGGGGATTTTATGCGTTGGCGCATGGCTTGGTGAAGGCGGCCTTGTTTTTGTTGGCCGGGCAGTTGCCTAGCCGTGATGTCAGGGAATTGGCACAGCAGGGCATCCCCCGCACCCTGGGGATTCCTTTGGCGTTGGCGAGTTTTTCGATTTCTGGATTCCCGTTGCTGGCGGGTTTTGGGGCGAAGGTGCTGACCATGAAAAATCTCCTGCCCTGGCAGGTGGGGGGGATGACGGGGGCGGCGGTGGGGACGGCGGCGATTTATGCCAGTTCGTTTTTCCTGCCCTGGACGCGTACCCCCACGTCCCTGCCCCGGGGGTTTTGGGCGGCGATGGCGGTGTTGTTGGGGGGGCTATTGGTGGCGAATGGGGTGTATTACGAGGCGTTTACCTGGGGGAATATAGTTAAGCCTTTGGGGATCATTGCCGGGGGTTGGGGGCTATATTGGGGGGTGGTGCGGCGGCTACAGGTGCGGTTGCCCCGGTTCCTAGAGCAGTTGGAACATTTGTTGGGGATGATGAGCGTGGGTTTGGTGGTGCTGTTTTGGTTGGCCTGGTCATGGTAG
- a CDS encoding cation:proton antiporter subunit C: MGVILEAWVFATILCGFLGILWKQNLIMKVLAMDVMSTGVIAYYVVSAARGGVFTPIFLPQRQVAYADPVPQAVILTAIVIGLSIQALMLVGVMKLSRYHPTLDVRDIEMKNSP; this comes from the coding sequence ATGGGCGTGATTCTGGAAGCGTGGGTTTTTGCCACTATTCTCTGTGGTTTTTTGGGCATTTTATGGAAACAAAATCTAATTATGAAAGTTCTCGCCATGGATGTGATGAGTACCGGGGTGATTGCCTACTACGTGGTATCAGCGGCACGGGGGGGTGTTTTTACCCCAATTTTTCTGCCCCAACGGCAGGTGGCTTATGCAGACCCGGTGCCCCAGGCGGTGATTTTGACGGCGATTGTGATTGGGTTATCCATTCAGGCGTTGATGCTGGTGGGGGTGATGAAATTGTCCCGCTATCATCCTACGTTAGACGTTCGTGATATTGAGATGAAAAATTCCCCATGA
- a CDS encoding apocytochrome f — MKLNSFVRRLVGLGLGVVLILGLTPAPAHAYPFWAQQAYENPREATGRIVCANCHLAQKPVRLELPQAVLPNQVFEAKVSIPYDTSVPQVYGDGSAGPLNVGAVVILPEGFTLAPEDRIPAEMKEKIEGVYYQPYSEEKDNILLVGPLPGDQYQEIVFPILSPDPATNKDVHFFKYPIYLGGNRGRGQVYPTGDKSNNTVYSTPIAGQITAITPQEDGGYQVTIQPETGAAVVETIPPGPALIVAQGDTVAADTPLTTNPNVGGFGQAEGEIVLQSPTRLKWLLAFLATVAFAQVMLVLKKRQWEKVQAQMEF; from the coding sequence ATGAAACTTAATTCTTTTGTGCGGCGATTGGTGGGTCTTGGCCTGGGGGTGGTGCTGATCCTGGGTTTAACCCCTGCCCCCGCCCACGCCTATCCCTTTTGGGCGCAACAAGCCTACGAAAATCCCCGGGAAGCCACCGGGCGGATCGTCTGTGCCAACTGCCATTTAGCCCAGAAACCGGTGCGGTTGGAACTGCCCCAGGCGGTTTTGCCCAACCAGGTTTTTGAGGCCAAGGTGAGCATTCCCTACGATACCAGCGTGCCACAGGTCTATGGTGATGGCAGTGCTGGGCCGTTGAATGTGGGGGCGGTGGTGATTTTACCGGAGGGGTTTACCCTGGCACCAGAAGACCGCATTCCCGCAGAAATGAAGGAAAAAATTGAGGGGGTTTATTACCAACCCTACAGCGAAGAGAAGGACAATATCCTGCTGGTGGGGCCTCTGCCGGGGGATCAGTACCAGGAAATTGTCTTTCCCATCTTGTCCCCTGACCCGGCCACCAACAAGGACGTGCATTTCTTCAAGTACCCGATTTATTTAGGCGGCAACCGGGGACGGGGGCAGGTATATCCCACCGGGGACAAGAGCAACAACACGGTTTATAGCACCCCCATTGCTGGACAAATTACTGCGATTACCCCCCAGGAAGACGGCGGTTATCAGGTGACCATCCAGCCGGAAACGGGGGCGGCGGTGGTGGAAACGATTCCCCCAGGGCCGGCTTTAATCGTAGCGCAGGGGGATACGGTGGCCGCTGATACGCCCCTGACCACCAACCCCAACGTGGGTGGCTTTGGGCAGGCGGAGGGGGAAATTGTGCTGCAAAGCCCCACCCGGTTGAAGTGGTTGCTGGCCTTCCTGGCGACGGTGGCCTTTGCCCAGGTGATGCTGGTGCTGAAAAAACGCCAATGGGAAAAGGTGCAAGCGCAGATGGAATTTTAG
- a CDS encoding lipopolysaccharide assembly protein LapA domain-containing protein: MTSLFVSILLALGLLFTALFSVQNATLVSLRWLVWQSIPLPLGWVLTLGFALGLVTGAVVWVGRRQWPPWG; this comes from the coding sequence GTGACCAGTCTTTTCGTGTCTATTTTGTTGGCTTTAGGACTATTATTTACGGCTTTATTTTCTGTACAAAATGCTACTTTAGTCAGCCTGCGTTGGTTGGTTTGGCAATCCATTCCCTTGCCCTTGGGGTGGGTGTTGACCCTGGGGTTTGCCCTGGGGTTGGTCACCGGCGCAGTGGTTTGGGTGGGACGGCGACAATGGCCGCCCTGGGGGTGA
- a CDS encoding hydrogenase subunit MbhD domain-containing protein, which translates to MDNSLVLLTALLPLAAGLVVVQTNPYRALVVRGILGSVAALVYALLGAADVALTEALVGTLLAVILYAVAVRSSLVVRLGVLAVDLDRRAGDLQTLMTALRRVLGQQYVQVEWVTYGETTELAQALADQKVHAICTCPEPTLIHTTTQVHRLYEILQREWPTPMTVVYQPVAIQGGH; encoded by the coding sequence ATGGATAATTCCCTGGTGCTGTTGACGGCCTTGCTCCCCCTAGCGGCGGGCTTGGTGGTGGTACAAACCAATCCCTACCGGGCATTGGTGGTGCGGGGGATTTTGGGGTCGGTGGCGGCCCTGGTCTATGCCCTGCTGGGTGCCGCCGATGTGGCCTTGACGGAAGCCCTGGTGGGGACGCTGTTGGCGGTGATTCTCTACGCGGTGGCGGTGCGGTCGTCCTTGGTGGTGCGCCTGGGGGTGCTGGCGGTGGACTTAGACCGGCGGGCAGGGGATTTGCAGACTTTGATGACGGCTCTGCGGCGGGTGCTGGGGCAACAGTACGTCCAGGTGGAATGGGTGACCTATGGGGAAACGACAGAATTGGCACAGGCGTTGGCCGATCAAAAAGTCCACGCCATTTGTACTTGCCCGGAACCCACGCTGATTCATACCACCACTCAAGTCCATCGTTTGTATGAAATCCTGCAAAGAGAGTGGCCGACTCCGATGACGGTGGTGTATCAACCGGTTGCCATCCAGGGAGGACACTGA
- a CDS encoding Na+/H+ antiporter subunit E produces MVGTLLLRLTVWFLLTANFSGVNILVGVAVAVLLPGGLRMRRNWPELGRGVGRIVRAIPQAYGEAMEMMVRPHTREEIQIEPVAPNRTPGLVFLDIFLITFTPKTIVLNYQEPQGYVVHYLHPPLPGSEGEKPPC; encoded by the coding sequence ATGGTAGGCACGCTGTTGTTGCGGTTGACGGTGTGGTTTCTGCTGACGGCCAATTTCAGCGGGGTGAATATCCTGGTGGGTGTGGCGGTGGCGGTGTTGTTGCCGGGGGGGCTACGGATGCGCCGCAATTGGCCGGAGTTGGGGCGGGGGGTGGGGCGGATTGTCCGGGCGATTCCCCAAGCCTATGGGGAAGCGATGGAAATGATGGTGCGACCCCATACCCGTGAGGAAATTCAAATCGAACCGGTGGCACCCAACCGGACACCTGGGTTGGTCTTTTTAGATATTTTTTTGATTACCTTTACCCCCAAAACCATTGTATTGAACTATCAAGAACCCCAGGGCTATGTGGTGCATTATTTACACCCGCCACTGCCCGGTTCTGAAGGAGAAAAACCGCCATGTTGA